One genomic region from Paramormyrops kingsleyae isolate MSU_618 chromosome 24, PKINGS_0.4, whole genome shotgun sequence encodes:
- the chm gene encoding rab proteins geranylgeranyltransferase component A 1 isoform X5, which yields MAADLPGEFDVVVLGTGLTESVIAAACSRVGQRVLHVDRRSYYAGNWASFTFNGLLSWMEECKQGGQSSAEEATDWGDKLEEGEEALVLSVMDTSITNLEVFCYASEEPEEEEKEADASRHTPAPVQAEGEQDAQSDSPTCPQEVPEGDAPQEGQGQIDGLLQDGAEEAPGKDEEAASPETSQAREVQGEEPSANPSPTEVKKISYAKIVKEGRRFNIDLVSKLLYSRGLLVDLLIKSNVSRYAEFKNVSRILTYRDGKLEQVPCSRADVFGSKQLTMVEKRMLMKFLTFCLDYEEHPEEYLDFTERSFWDFLQTKKLTDNIQHFLLHSIAMVPPETRTGEGLRSTQYFLRSLGRYSNTPFLFPIYGLGEIPQCFCRMCAVFGGTYCLRHSVRCLVLDKESGRCKAVIDTCGQRISCSHFVLEKGYVPEERRKGAACRQISRGVLITDRSLLPSETEQQLSLITVPPLEPGAAAVRITELCSSTMTCMPGTYLVHLTCLASGSAHADLAPVVSRLFTETPGDTGVFDQAAQMGHK from the exons ATGGCCGCCGACCTGCCTGGCGAGTTCGATGTTGTGGTACTTGGGACGG GCCTGACCGAGTCCGTCATCGCAGCTGCCTGCTCTCGCGTGGGACAGCGGGTCCTGCACGTTGACAG GAGAAGCTACTATGCTGGAAATTGGGCCAGTTTCACGTTTAATGGGCTGCTGTCCTGGATGGAGGAGTGCAAG CAGGGGGGGCAGAGCTCCGCAGAGGAGGCGACAGACTGGGGGGACAAGCTGGAGGAGGGCGAGGAGGCCCTGGTGCTGAGCGTGATGGACACGTCCATCACCAACTTGGAAGTGTTCTGCTACGCCAG CGAGGAGCccgaggaggaggagaaggaggcggATGCATCGAGACATACCCCGGCACCAGTACAGGCTGAAGGTGAACAAGATGCCCAGTCCGACAGCCCCACGTGCCCCCAGGAGGTGCCTGAGGGAGACGCTCCACAAGAAGGTCAAGGCCAGATCGACGGGCTCCTACAGGACGGTGCAGAAGAGGCACCTGGCAAGGACGAGGAGGCTGCGAGCCCAGAGACCAGCCAGGCCAGAGAGGTTCAAGGAGAAGAGCCATCTGCAAACCCGAGTCCCACGGAGGTGAAGAAGATCAGCTACGCAAAAATCGTGAAAGAGGGTCGGAGGTTCAACATTGACTTGGTGTCTAAG CTCTTGTACTCCCGCGGCTTGTTGGTGGACCTTCTCATCAAGTCCAACGTCAGCAGATATGCCGAGTTCAAGAACGTCAGCCGCATCCTGACCTACCGCGATGGCAAATTGGAGCAG GTTCCttgctcccgggctgatgtcTTTGGCAGTAAGCAGCTGACGATGGTGGAGAAGAGGATGCTCATGAAGTTCCTCACCTTCTGCCTGGACTATGAGGAGCACCCCGAGGAGTACTTGG atttcACGGAGAGATCTTTCTGGGACTTCCTGCAGACGAAGAAGCTGACGGACAACATCCAGCACTTTCTGCTACACTCCATCGCCATGGTGCCGCCGGAGACGCGCACAGGCGAGGGGCTGCGCTCCACCCAGTACTTCCTGCGCTCCCTCGGCCGCTACAGCAACACGCCTTTCCTCTTCCCCATCTACGGCCTTGGAGAAATCCCGCAGTGCTTCTGCAG GATGTGTGCTGTCTTCGGGGGAACCTACTGTCTTCGCCACTCGGTTCGTTGCCTGGTTCTGGACAAGGAGTCTGGCCG GTGTAAAGCTGTCATAGATACATGCGGACAGCGAATCAGCTGCAGCCATTTTGTGCTGGAGAAAGGGTACGTTCCAGAGGAGCGCAGGAAGGGTGCGGCTTGCAG ACAGATCTCCCGAGGAGTCCTCATCACGGACCGATCGCTGCTGCCGAGCGAGACCGAGCAGCAG CTCTCCCTGATCACCGTGCCCCCGCTGGAGCCGGGGGCCGCAGCGGTCCGGATAACCGAGCTCTGCTCCTCCACCATGACCTGCATGCCGGGCACCT